The Acidobacteriota bacterium genome includes a window with the following:
- a CDS encoding amino acid decarboxylase translates to MPPDEFRRHAHRLVDWIADYLQDSDRYPVLSRVAPGEIAGALPAHPPERGEPFDRVLDDFERTIVPGLTHWNHPAFFAYFAITGSAPGVLGEFLSAALNVQAMLWRTSPAATELEEVALGWLRQLIGLPDVFEGVIYDTASIASMHALAAAREQAVPGVRASGLPGRDLPRYRVYCSEHAHSSIDKAVMTLGLGHDALRKIPADQEFRMPVDALRAAIDEDRLAGVEPMAAVATVGTTSTTSVDPVGAIAEVCARENIWLHVDAAYAGVAAMVPGYGHVLRGADRADSVVVNPHKWLFTPFDLSAFYCRRMETLRRAFSLTPEYLKTAEAGRVTNLMDTGVQLGRRFRALKLWMILRHFGAEGLRARLAEHMRLARTFADWVSRDPEFELLAPVPFSVVCFRAKPRGVPVDELDAFNEDLLNRLNAGGQVFLSHTRLQGRFTLRLAIGHIRTEERHVRLAWDLMKQMLR, encoded by the coding sequence ATGCCGCCGGACGAATTCCGGCGACATGCTCACCGCCTGGTCGACTGGATCGCCGATTACCTGCAGGACAGCGACCGTTACCCGGTCCTCTCTCGCGTTGCGCCGGGCGAGATTGCCGGCGCGCTGCCGGCTCACCCGCCCGAGCGCGGCGAGCCGTTCGATCGCGTGCTCGACGACTTCGAGCGGACCATCGTCCCGGGCCTCACTCACTGGAACCACCCGGCCTTCTTCGCGTACTTCGCCATCACCGGCAGCGCCCCCGGCGTGCTGGGTGAATTCCTGTCTGCCGCGCTCAACGTGCAGGCGATGTTGTGGCGCACGTCGCCGGCCGCGACCGAGCTGGAAGAGGTGGCGCTCGGATGGCTGCGGCAACTGATCGGCCTGCCGGACGTGTTCGAAGGGGTGATCTACGACACGGCGTCCATCGCGTCGATGCACGCCCTCGCCGCGGCGCGCGAGCAGGCGGTTCCCGGCGTGCGCGCGTCCGGGCTGCCGGGCCGCGACCTGCCGCGGTACCGTGTCTATTGCTCGGAGCACGCCCACTCATCGATCGACAAGGCCGTGATGACATTGGGGCTCGGACATGACGCGCTCCGGAAGATTCCTGCCGATCAGGAGTTCCGGATGCCCGTGGACGCCCTGCGCGCCGCAATCGACGAGGACCGTCTCGCGGGCGTGGAACCGATGGCGGCGGTCGCCACCGTGGGCACCACCTCGACGACGAGCGTCGATCCGGTCGGCGCGATCGCCGAGGTCTGCGCCCGCGAGAACATCTGGCTCCACGTCGATGCCGCGTACGCCGGCGTCGCGGCGATGGTTCCCGGCTACGGGCACGTGCTGCGGGGCGCGGACCGCGCCGACTCGGTCGTCGTGAATCCGCACAAATGGTTGTTCACGCCGTTCGATCTCAGCGCCTTTTACTGCCGCCGCATGGAGACGCTTCGACGCGCGTTCTCGCTGACGCCGGAGTACCTCAAGACGGCTGAGGCCGGTCGGGTCACGAACCTGATGGACACCGGCGTGCAGCTCGGCCGCCGGTTCCGCGCGCTGAAGCTCTGGATGATCCTGCGTCATTTTGGCGCCGAGGGTCTGCGGGCGCGCCTCGCGGAGCACATGCGCCTCGCGCGAACCTTCGCGGATTGGGTCAGCCGCGATCCGGAGTTCGAGCTGCTCGCCCCCGTACCCTTCAGCGTCGTCTGTTTCCGTGCGAAGCCGCGGGGTGTTCCGGTTGACGAGCTGGACGCCTTCAACGAAGACCTGCTGAACCGCCTGAATGCTGGCGGCCAGGTGTTCCTCTCGCACACGCGGCTGCAAGGGCGGTTTACGCTCCGGCTGGCGATCGGGCACATCCGCACTGAAGAGCGCCACGTCCGTCTCGCGTGGGACCTCATGAAGCAAATGCTCAGGTGA
- a CDS encoding argininosuccinate synthase produces MRIVLAYSGGLDTSVAIPWLAEKYGAEVVAVTMDLGQGRELDDIRERAIAVGAVRAHVLDVREEFARDFIVPALQAGAIYEDRYPLATALGRPLITKHLVRIAELEGATAIAHGCTGKGNDQVRMDVSARALNPAIRVIAPAREWGMTRPDEIEYARARGIPVPATIASPYSTDANLWGRSIECGVLEDPWCEPPEEIYALTKGPAECPNEPAYLEIEFAAGVPVGINGVPMSLVELIGSIETIAGAHGVGRIDMVENRLVGIKSREIYEAPAASVLHAAHKELEKLVIPRDLERVKHDMARLYADLVYNGLWFTPTREAIDAFTAKVQERVTGVIRVKLFKGNCTVVGRKSPFALYEHALATYDAGDLFDHSAAEGFIKIWGLPVETAARKKVGTEHAALVGKI; encoded by the coding sequence ATGCGGATTGTGCTGGCGTATTCCGGCGGACTCGACACTTCGGTCGCCATCCCCTGGCTGGCGGAAAAATACGGCGCGGAGGTCGTCGCCGTGACGATGGACCTCGGGCAGGGCAGGGAGCTCGACGACATCCGCGAGCGCGCGATCGCCGTGGGCGCCGTCCGCGCGCACGTGCTCGACGTGCGCGAGGAGTTCGCCCGCGACTTCATCGTGCCGGCGCTGCAGGCCGGCGCGATCTACGAGGACCGCTACCCGCTCGCCACGGCGCTCGGCCGTCCGCTCATTACGAAGCACCTCGTGCGCATCGCCGAGCTCGAGGGGGCGACAGCCATCGCGCATGGCTGCACCGGCAAGGGGAACGACCAGGTGCGCATGGACGTGTCGGCCCGCGCGCTCAATCCGGCGATCCGCGTGATCGCTCCGGCGCGCGAGTGGGGCATGACGCGTCCCGACGAGATCGAGTACGCGCGGGCGCGGGGCATCCCGGTGCCCGCGACGATCGCGAGCCCCTACAGCACGGACGCGAACCTCTGGGGACGCTCGATCGAGTGCGGCGTGCTCGAGGATCCGTGGTGCGAGCCGCCCGAGGAAATCTACGCGCTCACGAAGGGACCCGCCGAGTGCCCGAACGAGCCCGCCTACCTCGAGATCGAGTTCGCGGCGGGCGTGCCCGTCGGCATCAACGGCGTGCCGATGTCGCTCGTGGAGCTGATCGGCAGCATCGAGACGATCGCGGGGGCGCACGGCGTCGGCCGCATCGACATGGTCGAAAACCGCCTCGTCGGCATCAAGTCGCGCGAGATTTACGAGGCCCCCGCGGCCTCCGTCCTGCACGCGGCGCACAAGGAGCTCGAGAAGCTCGTCATCCCGCGCGACCTCGAGCGCGTGAAGCACGACATGGCGCGCCTCTACGCCGACCTCGTCTACAACGGGCTCTGGTTCACGCCGACGCGCGAAGCGATCGACGCCTTCACCGCGAAGGTCCAGGAGCGCGTCACCGGCGTCATCCGCGTGAAGCTGTTCAAGGGGAACTGCACGGTGGTCGGCCGCAAGTCGCCGTTCGCGCTCTACGAGCACGCGCTGGCGACCTACGACGCCGGCGACCTGTTCGACCACAGCGCCGCCGAGGGCTTCATCAAGATCTGGGGGCTGCCCGTGGAGACGGCCGCGCGCAAGAAGGTCGGGACGGAGCATGCCGCTCTGGTCGGGAAGATTTGA
- the argB gene encoding acetylglutamate kinase, whose amino-acid sequence MTTIIKIGGELLETPHDMRSVVEHVRHAAQDGPLVVVHGGGRELSAEVARRGGTPQLVDGIRVTDADALAAAVGVLAGTINTRLVAALGAAGVRAVGLSGVDGALLRSRRAPRARAQSGVMVDLGHVGQPVPEGDTAVLRVLCDNAFVPVVASLGVDAEGHVLNVNADVAASHLAIALRAARLYVLGGTDGVFDAVGATIATLSHADAEALVGSGAARDGMAAKLDACTRASACGVADVRILNGRAGRLPAGGTRVVLSVGRSSHAPGRAS is encoded by the coding sequence GTGACGACGATCATCAAGATCGGGGGGGAGCTGCTCGAGACGCCGCACGACATGCGGTCCGTGGTCGAGCACGTGCGGCACGCGGCGCAGGACGGGCCGCTCGTCGTCGTGCACGGCGGCGGCCGCGAGCTGAGCGCCGAGGTCGCGCGACGCGGCGGGACGCCGCAGCTCGTCGACGGCATCCGGGTGACCGACGCGGACGCGCTCGCGGCGGCGGTCGGCGTCCTGGCCGGCACGATCAATACGCGCCTGGTCGCGGCGCTCGGTGCCGCGGGCGTCAGGGCGGTTGGCCTGAGCGGCGTGGATGGCGCGTTGCTCCGTTCCCGGCGTGCGCCGCGCGCGCGCGCGCAGTCCGGCGTCATGGTGGACCTCGGGCACGTGGGGCAGCCCGTGCCGGAGGGCGACACGGCGGTGCTGCGAGTGCTGTGCGACAACGCGTTTGTGCCGGTCGTGGCCAGCCTCGGGGTGGACGCCGAGGGGCATGTGCTGAACGTCAACGCAGACGTGGCGGCGTCGCATCTCGCCATCGCGCTTCGCGCGGCGCGGCTGTACGTGCTCGGCGGCACCGATGGCGTCTTCGATGCCGTCGGCGCCACGATCGCGACGCTGTCCCACGCCGACGCCGAGGCGCTCGTCGGCAGCGGCGCCGCCCGCGACGGCATGGCGGCGAAGCTCGACGCGTGCACGCGCGCGAGCGCCTGCGGCGTGGCCGACGTGCGCATTCTCAACGGCCGCGCGGGCCGGCTGCCTGCCGGCGGGACTCGCGTGGTCCTTTCGGTTGGACGTTCCAGCCACGCCCCGGGGAGGGCTTCGTGA
- a CDS encoding YihY/virulence factor BrkB family protein: MANLMDEVMRTIGRVAPPDVLQFLLDQMKKISNQENGGILTFAFLFTIWSSSGAMVSIISTLNSAYDIEESRPWWKTRLTAVTLTVGVALFILVSATLVIAGPQLAERAAVWFHLGPVFEWTWKVLQWPIVFALVVTALALVYCFAPDAEQEFVLITPGAVLATILWLIATLGLRFYVVNFGSYNETYGALAGVILLLLWFYVSGICILIGAEMNAEIEHASPYGKAPGEKVPGRRRKIGVLAMREYEARVEAGETPDRAAAAALPNCTLEQTESTAHAARGARPSDVLVGALALIPAALALGTRRRT, encoded by the coding sequence GTGGCCAACCTGATGGACGAGGTGATGAGAACGATCGGCCGCGTGGCGCCCCCCGACGTGCTGCAGTTTCTCCTCGATCAGATGAAGAAGATCTCGAACCAGGAGAACGGCGGCATCCTCACCTTCGCGTTCCTCTTCACGATCTGGAGCAGCTCGGGCGCGATGGTCTCGATCATCAGCACGCTCAACTCCGCCTACGACATCGAGGAGTCGCGCCCGTGGTGGAAGACGCGGCTGACGGCCGTCACCCTGACCGTCGGCGTGGCGCTCTTCATCCTCGTCTCCGCCACCCTCGTCATTGCCGGCCCGCAGCTCGCCGAACGCGCCGCCGTGTGGTTCCATCTCGGGCCGGTCTTCGAATGGACCTGGAAGGTCCTGCAGTGGCCCATCGTCTTCGCGCTTGTCGTCACGGCGCTCGCGCTCGTGTACTGCTTTGCCCCCGACGCTGAGCAGGAGTTCGTGCTGATCACGCCCGGCGCAGTACTCGCCACCATACTGTGGCTGATCGCCACGCTCGGACTGCGCTTTTACGTGGTGAACTTCGGCAGCTACAACGAGACGTACGGCGCGCTGGCCGGCGTGATCCTCCTCCTGTTGTGGTTCTACGTCTCGGGCATCTGCATCCTGATCGGCGCGGAAATGAACGCGGAAATCGAACACGCGTCTCCGTACGGAAAGGCGCCGGGCGAAAAGGTGCCCGGCCGGCGCAGGAAGATCGGCGTGCTCGCGATGCGCGAGTACGAGGCGCGCGTAGAGGCGGGCGAGACGCCTGACCGAGCCGCGGCCGCGGCGCTGCCCAACTGCACGCTTGAACAGACGGAGTCCACCGCCCACGCTGCCCGCGGCGCTCGGCCGAGCGATGTGCTCGTCGGCGCACTGGCGCTGATCCCGGCCGCCTTGGCGCTTGGAACGCGGCGGCGGACCTGA
- a CDS encoding outer membrane beta-barrel protein, translating into MTALVAVGPSTASADIMFTPFVGIATGGSTADSTTSFGGGLTWMGAGAVGLDLDFGYTPDFFGPSGDDFGDNNVTTFMVSAIVGAPVGGQSGPGLRPYAVGGLGILKEKIDEAGDLFDVDDNSWGFNLGGGIAGFFTDNVGIRGDVRYFRSLNRGDDDGLDFDLGELDFWRVTAGVTFRFGG; encoded by the coding sequence GTGACGGCGCTCGTTGCCGTCGGGCCGTCGACGGCTTCGGCCGACATCATGTTCACGCCGTTTGTCGGCATCGCCACGGGCGGCAGCACGGCCGACTCGACCACGAGCTTCGGCGGCGGTCTCACCTGGATGGGTGCCGGCGCCGTGGGGCTCGACCTCGACTTCGGTTACACGCCGGATTTCTTCGGTCCGTCCGGCGACGATTTCGGGGACAACAACGTGACCACCTTCATGGTCAGCGCGATCGTCGGCGCGCCGGTCGGCGGCCAGTCCGGGCCGGGTCTCCGCCCGTACGCCGTCGGCGGTCTCGGCATTCTGAAGGAGAAGATCGACGAGGCGGGAGACCTGTTCGACGTCGACGACAACTCGTGGGGGTTCAATCTCGGCGGCGGCATCGCCGGCTTCTTCACGGACAATGTCGGAATCCGCGGCGACGTGCGCTACTTCCGCTCGCTGAACCGCGGCGACGACGATGGCCTGGATTTCGACCTGGGCGAGCTGGATTTCTGGCGCGTGACGGCCGGCGTGACGTTCAGGTTTGGCGGCTAG
- the argH gene encoding argininosuccinate lyase, with amino-acid sequence MPLWSGRFESAPDADLLAFGASFGFDRRLFDDDMTGSLAWAGALAAAGVIPREDASTLQQALRELRDAVRANPALLDGPHEDVHSFVEHELVGRLGDLGRRLHTGRSRNEQVALDFRLYLRRRIPVVQAELRGLVAALVEQAERAAGTVMPAYTHLRRAQPVLVAHYFLAHVAALQRDDGRLAQARADADAMPLGSGAVAGTNYDVDTAALARELGFSRVVSNSLDATSDRDFVSSFLHACALLAVHLSRIAEDLILFSGEEFGYFELADEVSTGSSLMPQKKNPDPLELVRGKAGRVIGRLAGWLSTMKGLPSGYNKDLQEDKEAAFDAEDTVLPSIRACTRVVATLKLDATRTNAAAEGLLAATEVADYLVEKGVPFRTAHETVGGIVRALVASGRDFRALTLEEWRAYDPRFDADIAARLTGARAAASKKTPQSTAPAAVAAAIQQARAWLASRQT; translated from the coding sequence ATGCCGCTCTGGTCGGGAAGATTTGAATCCGCGCCGGACGCGGATCTGCTCGCGTTCGGCGCGTCGTTCGGGTTCGATCGGCGCCTCTTCGACGACGACATGACCGGCAGCCTCGCGTGGGCCGGCGCGCTCGCGGCAGCGGGCGTGATCCCGCGCGAGGACGCCTCCACCCTCCAACAGGCCCTGCGCGAGCTGCGGGACGCGGTCCGCGCCAATCCCGCGCTCCTGGACGGCCCGCACGAAGACGTCCACTCCTTCGTCGAGCACGAGCTGGTCGGCCGGCTCGGCGACCTGGGGCGGCGCCTGCACACCGGGCGGTCGCGCAACGAGCAGGTGGCGCTGGATTTCCGCCTCTACCTCCGTCGGAGGATCCCGGTCGTCCAGGCGGAGCTGCGCGGCCTCGTCGCCGCGCTGGTCGAACAGGCCGAGCGGGCCGCCGGCACGGTCATGCCCGCCTATACCCACCTGCGGCGGGCGCAGCCGGTGCTCGTCGCGCACTACTTCCTGGCACACGTGGCGGCGTTGCAGCGCGACGACGGGCGGCTCGCGCAGGCGCGCGCCGACGCCGACGCTATGCCGCTCGGGTCGGGGGCCGTCGCCGGCACCAACTACGACGTGGATACCGCCGCGCTCGCCAGGGAGCTCGGGTTCTCGCGCGTCGTGTCGAACAGCCTCGACGCGACATCGGACCGCGACTTCGTCTCGTCGTTCCTCCACGCCTGCGCGCTGCTCGCCGTCCACCTGTCGCGGATTGCCGAGGATCTGATCCTGTTTTCCGGCGAGGAGTTCGGCTATTTCGAGCTCGCCGATGAAGTGTCGACCGGCAGCAGCCTGATGCCTCAGAAGAAGAATCCAGACCCGCTCGAGCTTGTCCGCGGGAAGGCGGGACGCGTGATCGGCCGGCTCGCAGGATGGCTGTCCACGATGAAAGGGCTGCCCTCGGGCTATAACAAGGATCTTCAGGAAGACAAGGAGGCGGCATTTGACGCGGAGGACACCGTGCTCCCGTCCATCCGCGCCTGCACGCGGGTCGTCGCGACGTTGAAGCTCGACGCCACTCGCACGAACGCCGCCGCCGAAGGCCTGCTGGCCGCGACCGAAGTGGCGGATTACCTGGTCGAGAAGGGCGTGCCGTTCCGCACGGCGCATGAAACGGTGGGAGGGATCGTTCGCGCGCTGGTCGCGTCAGGCCGCGACTTTCGCGCCCTGACGCTCGAGGAATGGCGCGCGTACGATCCGCGGTTCGATGCGGACATTGCCGCGCGCCTGACCGGCGCACGAGCCGCGGCGTCGAAAAAAACGCCGCAGTCCACGGCTCCCGCGGCCGTGGCTGCGGCGATCCAGCAGGCGCGCGCCTGGCTCGCTAGCCGCCAAACCTGA
- a CDS encoding transposase has product MSRHRRVTPAAYPQHVLNRGNEKATIFHKPADYEAFLSILADGMTRVAIRILAFCLMRNHFHLVLLPSTAYAIPAYMRWTMNVHVRRYRQHYRSNGTGHVYQDRYKNYVIQDETHLLTVLRYVEGNAARANLVERAEDWPWSSLNRTATGDGRTIVSAWPCPRPSNWADIVNEPFSIEALQRLRQSAERGVPYGSEEWVEETVRRYGLESTVRPPHRPAGGPQKLPEV; this is encoded by the coding sequence ATGTCGAGACACCGACGCGTCACTCCTGCAGCGTACCCTCAGCACGTGCTCAACCGTGGGAACGAGAAGGCGACGATCTTTCACAAACCCGCTGATTATGAAGCATTCCTCTCGATCCTGGCAGACGGAATGACGCGGGTGGCCATCCGCATCCTGGCCTTCTGCTTGATGCGGAATCACTTTCATCTGGTCCTGCTGCCAAGCACGGCGTACGCAATCCCTGCGTACATGCGATGGACCATGAATGTGCACGTTCGGCGTTATCGCCAGCATTATCGGTCGAACGGTACCGGGCACGTTTATCAGGACCGATACAAGAACTACGTAATCCAGGACGAGACGCACCTGCTCACGGTGCTGCGCTATGTCGAAGGAAATGCCGCGCGGGCCAACCTGGTCGAGCGGGCTGAGGACTGGCCGTGGTCGAGCCTGAACCGAACAGCGACCGGCGATGGCCGCACAATAGTGTCGGCGTGGCCCTGCCCACGCCCATCAAATTGGGCGGACATTGTCAACGAGCCGTTCTCTATCGAGGCTCTCCAGCGGCTGCGTCAATCGGCCGAGCGCGGAGTACCGTATGGATCAGAGGAGTGGGTCGAAGAGACGGTTCGGCGGTACGGGCTCGAATCGACGGTACGACCCCCTCATCGCCCGGCGGGCGGCCCGCAGAAGCTACCAGAAGTGTGA
- a CDS encoding cation:proton antiporter, translating into MSEHALLAGLIPAYAVALVLIVLFARLRIPAIVAMILAGIAAGPHGLAFVATQSEVDLMAEIGIVLLLFTVGLDFSLAEMRRLWRATLAGGLLQVTVTAGLVAALLVAFSTVAPRVAVFAGLFVSLSSTAIVLKEMGSRNELGSPAGRLTTGVLLFQDLSIVVLLLMVPILAGQAPAGRAGEALLRAAVALAIVAGVGRLVLPLFVRWVLRSGRREAFPLAILLASVGTAWASSLLGVSMALGAFLGGLVLAESEFSHQAHAEIRPLRDILSSLFFISLGMLLHPAFVLRAFPWIAAALLTIVVVKALAAAAVLMPFAPSARVAIAAGIALAQVGEFSFVLGRAGLQAGLLPPDVWQTLLAASIGTMMLTPALLAFAPGIAARLTGRRRPAPREGLSSTLADHVIVMGYGAGGRLITKTLKKFGVPYLVLDLNGAAVREARTAGESIMYADAANPHSLRAAGIGRARALALVLSDADASLRVVKVARDVAPAIPVIVRTRYRGEARRMEEAGATVAVAEEIETSLEVLAQLLARVNIPGNLIETTLDMIRHETESLRPVRAPSRPMDAVSAISQSPVATHVLSAGDWAVGRTIADVNLRAETGALVVALESQGHRTTSPAAAATLNAGDVLYLMGDPSDILLARRRLTRG; encoded by the coding sequence ATGTCGGAACACGCCCTTCTTGCCGGCCTGATCCCGGCCTACGCCGTCGCGCTCGTCCTGATCGTTCTCTTCGCGCGGCTGCGGATTCCCGCCATCGTCGCCATGATTCTCGCCGGGATCGCCGCCGGGCCGCACGGGTTGGCGTTCGTCGCAACGCAGTCCGAGGTCGATCTCATGGCCGAGATCGGCATCGTGCTCCTGTTGTTCACCGTCGGGCTTGACTTCTCGCTCGCCGAGATGCGCCGCCTGTGGCGCGCGACGCTGGCGGGAGGGCTCCTCCAGGTGACGGTCACGGCAGGCCTGGTGGCGGCGCTGCTTGTCGCGTTTTCCACCGTTGCGCCGCGCGTGGCGGTGTTCGCCGGCCTGTTTGTGTCCTTGTCCAGCACGGCAATCGTCCTGAAGGAAATGGGTTCGCGCAACGAACTTGGTTCCCCTGCAGGGCGCCTGACGACGGGCGTGCTGCTGTTCCAGGATCTTTCGATCGTCGTGCTGCTGCTGATGGTGCCGATCCTCGCCGGGCAGGCGCCGGCCGGCAGGGCGGGAGAAGCGCTGCTGCGCGCGGCTGTCGCGCTCGCGATCGTTGCCGGCGTGGGCCGGCTGGTGCTGCCGCTCTTCGTGCGTTGGGTCCTGCGGAGCGGGCGTCGCGAAGCCTTTCCGCTGGCGATCCTGCTCGCGAGCGTCGGAACCGCGTGGGCCAGCTCGCTGTTGGGCGTCTCGATGGCGCTCGGCGCTTTTCTTGGCGGGCTGGTGCTGGCAGAGAGCGAGTTCAGCCACCAGGCCCATGCGGAAATCCGGCCGCTGCGTGACATCCTGTCCAGCCTCTTCTTCATCTCGCTCGGAATGCTGCTGCACCCCGCGTTCGTGCTGCGCGCGTTTCCGTGGATAGCGGCGGCGCTTCTCACGATCGTGGTCGTCAAGGCCCTTGCGGCCGCCGCCGTGCTCATGCCGTTTGCGCCGAGCGCGCGAGTGGCGATTGCCGCCGGCATCGCCCTCGCACAGGTGGGGGAATTCTCCTTCGTGTTGGGCCGCGCCGGCCTTCAGGCCGGGTTGCTGCCGCCGGACGTGTGGCAGACGCTGCTTGCCGCGAGCATCGGGACCATGATGCTGACGCCGGCGCTGCTGGCCTTCGCGCCCGGGATCGCGGCCCGGCTGACCGGCCGTCGTCGGCCGGCTCCCCGGGAGGGACTGTCGAGCACGCTGGCCGACCACGTCATCGTGATGGGATACGGCGCCGGCGGCCGGCTGATCACGAAGACGCTGAAGAAATTTGGCGTGCCGTACCTCGTTCTCGATTTGAACGGTGCCGCCGTGCGCGAGGCGCGCACCGCTGGGGAATCGATCATGTACGCCGACGCCGCCAATCCGCACAGCCTCCGCGCCGCGGGCATCGGGCGCGCGCGTGCCCTCGCCCTCGTACTGAGCGATGCCGATGCATCGCTGCGCGTCGTCAAAGTGGCACGTGACGTGGCGCCGGCCATCCCGGTGATCGTGCGGACGCGGTATCGCGGCGAGGCCCGTCGCATGGAGGAGGCTGGAGCCACTGTGGCGGTCGCTGAAGAGATTGAAACATCCCTCGAGGTGCTCGCGCAGCTCCTCGCGCGTGTCAACATCCCGGGAAATCTCATCGAGACGACGCTCGACATGATCCGACATGAGACCGAGAGCCTGCGCCCGGTTCGTGCGCCGTCGCGGCCGATGGACGCCGTCAGCGCCATCAGCCAGTCGCCTGTCGCGACGCACGTGCTGTCGGCGGGGGACTGGGCGGTGGGCCGGACGATTGCGGACGTGAACCTGCGGGCCGAAACGGGCGCACTGGTGGTCGCGCTCGAGTCGCAGGGGCACCGCACGACGTCGCCCGCGGCGGCTGCCACGCTGAACGCCGGCGATGTCCTGTACCTGATGGGCGATCCCAGCGACATCCTACTGGCGCGGCGCCGCCTCACCCGCGGATAA
- the argR gene encoding arginine repressor, which yields MKSYRQSVILEIIEREPVTSQEQLRKRLRARGVEATQATLSRDIKELRLVKAAADGSYHRAADAATPVDPSEKDDAVRRAVSEYLRRAEPAQQIVVLRTDPGQAQILGIALDRASLDEVVGTVAGDDTLFVVTRDARQARALCRRFENWLKE from the coding sequence ATGAAGTCCTACCGCCAGTCGGTCATTCTCGAAATCATCGAGCGGGAACCGGTCACGAGCCAGGAGCAGCTCAGAAAGCGGCTCCGGGCCCGGGGCGTCGAGGCGACACAGGCGACGCTGTCGCGCGACATCAAGGAGCTGCGGCTCGTCAAGGCCGCGGCGGACGGCTCGTACCATCGCGCGGCGGACGCGGCCACCCCGGTCGATCCGTCCGAGAAGGACGACGCCGTCAGGCGCGCCGTGAGCGAGTACCTCAGGCGCGCCGAGCCGGCGCAGCAGATCGTCGTGCTGCGCACCGACCCCGGCCAGGCGCAGATCCTCGGGATCGCGCTCGACCGTGCGTCGCTCGATGAGGTAGTCGGCACCGTCGCGGGCGACGACACGCTGTTTGTCGTCACGCGCGATGCGCGCCAGGCGCGCGCGCTGTGCCGGCGATTTGAGAACTGGTTGAAAGAGTAA
- the argC gene encoding N-acetyl-gamma-glutamyl-phosphate reductase — MNTYASTRVAVAGATGYAGRELLRLLARHPHASVRAAMASAASDGTRPAGLARVWDGEIGAFDEEALADADVAFLALPEAAAAKIAPGLVSRGVRVIDLSGAFRLADAAIRRRWYPETTAVPRRAVYGLPEVVDGAELAAAELVACAGCYPTASLLPLMPLVRRGLLDPSTGVVIDAKSGVSGAGKGASERTHFSECHGSVSAYGVFGHRHVPEMEQALGCDVTFVPHLVPLDRGILSTIYARLRPGAGARDVAAALEEAYADAPFVRLGGETLPEIKHVAHTNFCDIGWRVDESAGARRVVLVSCLDNLLKGAAGQAVQVFNVALGYDERLALM; from the coding sequence GTGAATACTTATGCAAGCACCCGTGTCGCCGTGGCCGGCGCCACCGGCTATGCCGGGCGGGAACTCCTGCGGCTGCTGGCGCGGCACCCGCACGCGTCGGTGAGGGCGGCCATGGCGTCGGCCGCCTCCGACGGCACGCGCCCGGCCGGCCTCGCGCGCGTCTGGGACGGCGAGATCGGGGCGTTCGACGAAGAGGCCCTCGCCGATGCCGACGTCGCCTTCCTGGCGCTGCCCGAAGCGGCCGCCGCGAAGATCGCGCCGGGCCTCGTCTCACGAGGGGTCAGAGTCATCGATTTGTCGGGCGCCTTCCGCCTCGCCGATGCGGCGATCCGCCGGCGCTGGTATCCGGAAACCACCGCCGTGCCGCGCCGGGCCGTTTACGGGCTGCCGGAGGTCGTCGACGGCGCCGAGCTGGCGGCGGCCGAACTGGTGGCGTGCGCCGGCTGCTATCCCACCGCATCGCTGCTGCCGCTGATGCCGCTCGTGCGGCGCGGCCTGCTCGACCCGTCGACCGGCGTCGTCATCGACGCGAAGTCCGGCGTGTCGGGCGCCGGCAAAGGTGCCTCGGAACGGACGCACTTCTCCGAGTGCCACGGATCGGTGTCGGCCTACGGCGTGTTCGGCCACCGTCATGTTCCTGAAATGGAGCAGGCGCTCGGCTGCGACGTCACGTTCGTCCCGCACCTGGTGCCGCTCGACCGCGGCATTCTCAGCACGATCTACGCGCGGCTGCGCCCCGGCGCCGGCGCGCGGGACGTCGCCGCGGCGCTCGAGGAGGCGTACGCGGACGCGCCGTTCGTACGGCTCGGAGGGGAGACGCTGCCCGAAATCAAGCACGTCGCGCACACGAATTTCTGCGACATCGGCTGGCGGGTCGACGAGTCGGCCGGCGCCCGGCGCGTCGTCCTCGTCTCGTGCCTCGATAATCTGCTGAAGGGCGCGGCCGGGCAGGCCGTGCAGGTCTTCAACGTGGCGCTCGGCTACGACGAGCGGCTGGCACTGATGTGA